CGAGGATCGGGTAGCGATCGGGCAGCGAGTAGAAGCCGGTGTGGTCGCCGAAGGGCCCCTCGACGATCGCGCCTGCGCCGAGTTGCTCGGGCGTGCGCGCGTCGTCGGCGTTCAGCCCGGGGAAGCCGGCGTCGGTGCGCACGAAGCCCTCGATGACGATCTCCGCGTTGGCGGGGACGCGCAGCGGAACGGTCCTGCACGGCGCGAGGGGGATGCCCTTGCCGTGGAGGAAGCCGGCGAGCAGGATCTCGGAGAGCCCGGGCGGCAGCGGCGCCGTCGCGGCGTAGGGAAGGACGCTCTCGCCCCCCAGCGCGATCGCGACGGGCATGGGCTTGCCCTTTTTCTTCCAGGATCGCCAGTGGCGTGCGCCGTCGTGGTGCATGTGCCAGTGCATCGCGAGGCGGTTGCGCCCGAGCAGTTGCACGCGGTACATCCCGATGTTGCGCGACGAGGGTTTGGGGTGGCCCTCCTCGTCGGCGTGGATCGTGTGGATGCCGGCGAAGGTGATGTACCTGCCGCGGGAGCCGGGATCGTTCAGCAGGTCGCAGCCCGGCGCGTTCGCGTTGGCGCTCGGGGACCAGCCGACGGACGCGAGGTCGCCGTCGAGGGGCCAGCACTTGAGGATGGGCAGTTGCGTGAGGTCGACCTGATCGCCCGTGAGGACGATCTCGTGGTGGGCGGCGGTGCGGGCGCGCTTCGGCGGGATTCGGAGCAACGGCGCGAACTCTCGCGCCTTCGCGATCGCCTCGCGCAGCGACGAGGGCGGCTGGGGCTTGACGAGTGACGCGATGCGGTCGGCGTAGCCCTGCAATCCCCCGGGCACTCGCGGCGCCGGGAGGCCGGGCGCAGGGTCGTGGCACCCGAGGGCGATCTCCATCCTGCGATAGGATCCGTACGCGTTGATGAGCAGCGGCGTCGCGGATCCCTCGACTCTGGTGAACAGCAGCGCCGGGCCGCCGCGATGGAAGAATCGCGGATCGGTGCGTTTGGTGGAAGCTGTCGGCGCGTTGGGCGCGTGCGACTTGCTGACCCGGTCGGCGATCTCGGTGATCTCGAGCGCCGGTGAGACGGGCGCGTCGATCCGGACGAGCTCTCCGGCCCGTTCGAGCGTCGCGACAAAGGCCTGTACGCTGTGGAACATCGGAGGAAAGGTATGCCGAGCGAGCAACGGACGGGACAGGACGGGAGCGGGCAACCGTCACCGGGGGCGCCGCTGAAGAAGGCCGAGCACTACGCCGAGACGCGAGACTGGCCCGGATATTTCGAGGTAGTGCTCGGGAAGCCGCCGCGCGAGACGCTGCTCGACGCGCTCGCGCGCTTCGACGCCGAGGGATTCTCGGAGGGGTTCGCGGTCGATTTCGGGTGCGGCGAGGGGCGCGACAGCGCGGAGCTGCTCCGGCGCGGGTGGCGTGTGCTGGCGATAGACGGGCACGCGAGCGCGTTCGAGTACCTCAAGAAGCGGACCGATTTCCCGAGGATCGCGCGCGAGCCGGGCTGGTTTCAGACGAGCGTGGCGCGCTTCGAGGACGCCCCGATCCCGCCCTGCGACCTGCTCAACAGCAGTTTCTCGCTGCCGTTCGTCGATCCGGCTCGGTTCGACGATGTCTGGGCCCGGATCGTCGCGGCCGTCAGGACCCGGGGCCGGTTCGCCGGGCAGCTCTTCGGGGACAGGGACACGTGGGCGTCGCTGCCCGACCGGTCGCACCAGTCCAGAGCGCGCGTCGAGGAACTCCTCGCGCCCTTTGAGGTGGAACACTTCCAGGAAGAGGAGCGGGACGGGGGAGATTGCACTAGTGCGCCCAAGCACTGGCACGTCTTCCATATTGTCGCGCGGAAGCGGGGATGACCGATTCCCAATCCGGAACCACGGAAGGAAGGGCTGCGTGAGCGAGCTGGCGATCGATCTCAAGAGCATCAGCAAGACCTACCGGGGCAAGGTCCACGCCCTGCGCGACGCCTCGCTGAGCGTGCGCCGGGGCGAGATCTTCGGGCTGCTGGGCCCCAACGGCGCAGGGAAGAGCACGCTGGTGAAGGCGCTGCTCACGATCGTCAGGCCGACGCGGGTGCGCGGCACGATGCTGGGCGCCAGCATCGGAGACCGCCCGACGCTGGGCAGGATCGGGTACCTGCCCGAGAACCCTAACTTTCCCGGGTACCTGCGAGGAGAGGATGTGCTGCACGTCTTCGGCGCGATGGCGAAAGTGCCGCGCCGGGAACGGATGAAGCGGGCTGATGAGCTTCTCGACCTCGTCGGCATGCGCGAGTGGCGCACCAAGACGATGCAGACCTACTCGAAGGGTATGAAACAGCGCGTCGGCCTGGCGCAGACGCTGATGAATGACCCGGATCTGGTCTTCCTCGACGAGCCGACCGACGGCGTGGACCCGGTCGGCAGGCGCGAGATCCGCGAGTTGCTCGTCGAACTCAAACGGCGCGGCAAGACGGTCGTCCTCAACAGCCACCTGCTGGGCGAGGCCGAGATGGTCTGCGATCGCGTCTCGATCCTCGTCAAGGGCGAGGTGAAGGCGCACGGCGCGCTCGACGAGCTCGCGCTGGGCAGACGACGGTACGAGATCGAGCTGGCCGCGAACGAGGCGGAGCGGGCGGCGGAGGCGCTGATGCGCGCGATGCCCGGCGTGCTGACCGACGACCCCGGGCCGGTCAGGCGCGGGACGCTGGCCGGGGGCGTGGTCGTCGAGGTTGAGCAGATGATGATCCGCGTGGAGGGCGACGACCCGATGAGCGTGCAGCCGGTGATCGACGCGCTGCGCGCCCGGGCGGTGGTGATCCGCTCGCTGCGCCCGGTGCGGCCCTCGCTGGAGGACCTGTTTATTCAGGCGGTGACCGATCCGGAGACCGGCGAGTCGTCAGGCGTCGGCGCCGCGACTGGCAAGCGCACGAAGGGGGACCGCTGATGCTGACCCAGACCCTGGCGCTGCTGCTGGACGCGTACCGCGAGCTGAACGCGAAGAAGCTCTTCTGGATCACGATGCTGCTGTCGGGCGTGGTCGTCCTGGCGTTCGCGGCGGTGGGCATCAACGAGCAGGGCCTGACCATCTTCCACTGGGAGCTCCCCTTCGCGATCAGCACCGCCACCGTCTCGAAGGAGATGTTCTACAAGCAGTTCCTGTTCATGGGGCTGGGCGTCAAGTTCTGGCTGGCGTGGGGCGCGACGATCCTGGCGCTGGTCAGCACCGCCGGGATCATCCCGGACTTCGTCACGAGCGGTTCGATGCCGGTGATGCTCGCGAAGCCCATCTCTCGCGTGCGCCTGTTCCTGACCAAGTACGCGATGGCGCTGCTGTTCGTCGCGCTGCAGGTGGGCGTGTTCTCGGCGGCGAGCTTCGTGGTCCTTGGGCTGCGCGCGCAGCTCTGGGAGCCGGCTGTGTTTCTGGCGATCCCGATGGTCATCGTGTTCTTCAGTTATCTCTACTGCGTGTGCGCGCTGATCGGGCTGCTGACGCGATCCACGATCGCTGCGTTGATTCTGACCGGGCTGTTCTGGTTCTCGCTGTTCGCGGTGAATGTGACCGAGGGCGCGCTGCTGAGCTTCCGCACCCTGCAGGAGCAGCGCATCGCGGCGTTCGACCGTTCGATCGAGCAGGAACGCGCGAGAGTCGACGCGATGTCGGGCTCTCAGGCGCCGGCAGAGGGCGGCATCCTCAACACGCTTCGTCAGAACATCCTCATCCCCGAGGAGCGACAGGTCCGCGCCGAGCAGCGGCTGCAGAAGCTCGAGGAGCGCCGCGCCCTCGCGGCCAAGGATCTCGCGGGCGTCACGAGATGGCACAACGGGTCGCTGGCGGTGAAGACCGCTCTGCCCAAGACGCAGGAGACCATCCAGCTCACCGAACGAGTGCTCATCGATCTGGCGTCGCTCACCGAAGCCGTTCCCGAGCAGGCCGGGGGGTTCGAGGCCATGCCCTCGGTGCAGGGCGACGCGGAGCTGGGCGTGCGGGTGGACGACCGGGAGGTGCAACGCGAACTGCTGCGCAAGCAGAGGTCGCGGTCCGCCTGGTGGATCGTGGGGACGTCCCTCGTGTTCGAAGGGCTGGTCCTTGCGATCGCGTGTCTGGTGTTCTGGCGACGGGATTACTGAGGCGCTCTCAGCGCGTGCGACGGCGCGACGCGCCGGAGACCGCGCCCATGCCGAACGCCGCGAGACCCGCGGCGGTGGGCAGCGGGAT
This Phycisphaeraceae bacterium DNA region includes the following protein-coding sequences:
- a CDS encoding class I SAM-dependent methyltransferase — protein: MPSEQRTGQDGSGQPSPGAPLKKAEHYAETRDWPGYFEVVLGKPPRETLLDALARFDAEGFSEGFAVDFGCGEGRDSAELLRRGWRVLAIDGHASAFEYLKKRTDFPRIAREPGWFQTSVARFEDAPIPPCDLLNSSFSLPFVDPARFDDVWARIVAAVRTRGRFAGQLFGDRDTWASLPDRSHQSRARVEELLAPFEVEHFQEEERDGGDCTSAPKHWHVFHIVARKRG
- a CDS encoding UbiD family decarboxylase — encoded protein: MFHSVQAFVATLERAGELVRIDAPVSPALEITEIADRVSKSHAPNAPTASTKRTDPRFFHRGGPALLFTRVEGSATPLLINAYGSYRRMEIALGCHDPAPGLPAPRVPGGLQGYADRIASLVKPQPPSSLREAIAKAREFAPLLRIPPKRARTAAHHEIVLTGDQVDLTQLPILKCWPLDGDLASVGWSPSANANAPGCDLLNDPGSRGRYITFAGIHTIHADEEGHPKPSSRNIGMYRVQLLGRNRLAMHWHMHHDGARHWRSWKKKGKPMPVAIALGGESVLPYAATAPLPPGLSEILLAGFLHGKGIPLAPCRTVPLRVPANAEIVIEGFVRTDAGFPGLNADDARTPEQLGAGAIVEGPFGDHTGFYSLPDRYPILEVTAITMRRGAIYPTTVVGLPPQEDYYLGKATERIFLPLLKTLIPDILDYDLPQFGAFHNCAAIQIHKEYPLHGRRVMHSVWGAGQMAWTKHIFVVEDSVDVHDTQAVLRAAGQWCDPARDIEFVNGPLDILDHASPYFGAGTKIGFDCTRKREGEQVGSDRAIADKPRASLTPGAAQELLARVKSLDGVNDAALPEDLGRHWLFVALDKRRAKQGRETLDAVFATGLDLPPFIVIIDASAIPHDFDEALFHWCANSDAGRDRILSPSRTTLGFDATTKIANEDNANGYPARAFPPILRMSDEIKERVDRRWSEYGLA
- a CDS encoding ABC transporter permease; its protein translation is MLTQTLALLLDAYRELNAKKLFWITMLLSGVVVLAFAAVGINEQGLTIFHWELPFAISTATVSKEMFYKQFLFMGLGVKFWLAWGATILALVSTAGIIPDFVTSGSMPVMLAKPISRVRLFLTKYAMALLFVALQVGVFSAASFVVLGLRAQLWEPAVFLAIPMVIVFFSYLYCVCALIGLLTRSTIAALILTGLFWFSLFAVNVTEGALLSFRTLQEQRIAAFDRSIEQERARVDAMSGSQAPAEGGILNTLRQNILIPEERQVRAEQRLQKLEERRALAAKDLAGVTRWHNGSLAVKTALPKTQETIQLTERVLIDLASLTEAVPEQAGGFEAMPSVQGDAELGVRVDDREVQRELLRKQRSRSAWWIVGTSLVFEGLVLAIACLVFWRRDY
- a CDS encoding ABC transporter ATP-binding protein; translated protein: MSELAIDLKSISKTYRGKVHALRDASLSVRRGEIFGLLGPNGAGKSTLVKALLTIVRPTRVRGTMLGASIGDRPTLGRIGYLPENPNFPGYLRGEDVLHVFGAMAKVPRRERMKRADELLDLVGMREWRTKTMQTYSKGMKQRVGLAQTLMNDPDLVFLDEPTDGVDPVGRREIRELLVELKRRGKTVVLNSHLLGEAEMVCDRVSILVKGEVKAHGALDELALGRRRYEIELAANEAERAAEALMRAMPGVLTDDPGPVRRGTLAGGVVVEVEQMMIRVEGDDPMSVQPVIDALRARAVVIRSLRPVRPSLEDLFIQAVTDPETGESSGVGAATGKRTKGDR